GACCCCCTTCTTTTAACCACAACATATTTTTTGCTTAGTTATCAAATTTGGCAAGAGCAATGTAATCAAACTACTGTTTTATAGTTATCTGTATTCTCTGTCTATTGTTCTTATCATATAATTTACTGTTCATGACCGCAATAAGAGTATTGACgtttttttgttttgtgtttGCTACATTATCAGGGATGTGCCCTTCTTGCTTTCTGGTATGTATGATGGTGTCAGTGACGGTGAAATAACTGAAGAAAAACTGAAGATGGACAAGATCACCATTTATGTTGAACACCCTCGTCCTATCGAGCCCCCTGCTGAGCCAGCCCCGCCACCGCCTCAACCCCTGAAGCTGACCAAGAAGGAGCAGAAGAAACTTCGTACACAGCGGCGTCTGGCTAGGGAAAAAGATAGGCAGGAGATGATTAGGCAGGGACTGATAGaacccccaaaaccaaaaattaaaatgagcaATCTCATGAAAGTTTTAGGCTCTGAAGCGACCCAAGATCCCACTAAGCTTGAAATGGAAATACGGAGTGCAGCTGCTGAGCGGGAACAAGCTCATGTGGATAGGAACATAGCACGTAAACTTACTCCAGCTGAACGTCgtgagaagaaagagaagaaactTTTTGATGATCCAAATGCCCTTGAGACTATAGTTTCTGTCTACAAGATCAATGATCTTTCACACCCGCAAACTCGCTTCAAGGTTGATGTTAATGCCCAGGAGAACAGGCTGACTGGATGCACTGTGATTTCAGATGGTATATGTGTGGTGGTGGTTGAAGGTGGAAGCAAATCCATCAAGAGGTATGGGAAACTTATGCTTAGGCGCATAAACTGGGCTGCTGCCGTGGAAAATGAAGGTGAAGAGGGAGATGACCATGAGGAGAAGCCTGTTAACAAGTGTGTGTTAGTGTGGCAAGGAAGCGTAGCCAAGCCTAGCTTCAATAGGTTTTTTGTTCACGAGTGCAGAACTGAAGCTGCTGCTCGGAAAGTTTTCTCTGATGCTGGGGTTGGTCACTACTGGGATCTTGCTGTCAACTTCACAGATGACCAAATGTAATTGGAGATCTTCATGAACGGCAGGCAAGTTTTCCCCATTTATTTGACAACCATTGTTCAAGTTGTACTGCTGTTCTGAAAGCAAGCAGAGTCAACATTTTACTTGATCCAATGTTTGCTCCGAAAGCAAGCAGAGTCCAACCTTCTACTTGTCACATTGTTGAATGTATGAGAGACGTTAATATGTTTATATCGGTCAATCAAGCTCTTTACGCTCTTGCATGTGGACCATTTATTGAAGACCattcgcaaaaaaaaaaaaaaaaaaaaaaaaaaaggagaggaaATTGCATCTCACCTCCATGTTGTGTTTACATGGACGCCCCTCCCAAGGCTTTCTATTTTTGGTCTTCTGTAGTATTTGTTTTGTTCATGTATGATGTAGGAACCATGTGTGTTTTTTACCTGCAATAAAATGAAATGCATTCATTTTATTAGTCCTCACTCCACATGTAGCGTAGAACCAAGTTTCAGGCAATATTTTCGTGAGTACATGTGGTATGGCATGAGCAAATAAATATATTGTGTTAGGCCATCTGCTTTCTGACTGGCTTGCATAAATTATCTGGAGTGTCGATTATATCACTGATCATGACTGCAGCCAAACAAGGAGGATGTCCGGGGAGGAGTGACTGTCGATTTTTAGGATTTAATAGCTAGCTGAATGATCGCTCGGTGGTTTACCCATTTGTTTAGGCCCAATCTGCGGGGTAGAATAGACACACTACTCTGATAAAAGCCCCACTTCCATACAGCCCCGTAAAATGGGGAACCTTAATTTTGTTGAATTAGAATTTGGAATTGAAACCAAACGGTCATTGGGGAGGGTGGCAAAAAGTTTGGCGACTTGAGCTTTCTCATCCTTTGGAAACGGAATCTACGGGGCTTAGGAGTATAGACGCATAATGCCCCAtgaataaaatttcaaattgagAAATTATAAAATTTCGGTGATTTGTAAAATTTGGCTGGCAGTGGCAGTGAGCACTCTGTTGAGTATTAATTTTGTTATCCATAGACATTTTTATTTTGTGTTATAAATGGGGTACACATTAAAAATTCAACATaattttatgttacattttatttCGACTCatacaaatttgaattttaaaatttaaatttcacgCTTCAAAATATAAGATGAGAGATTTTATATAACTTTTTTAATAGTTAAAAGAGTATTATTGAAGTTTTTATGCTGGATGTCTTGAAACTTtcggaaaaagaaaataattggGGTGAGAGATGAGCTAATTCTTGATTTTTGACTAAATTCATTGGATATTCTTTCATGGTTATGAATTTTGTCTGAAACATGTTAGAGTGAAAGGATGCTCAGATGAACACTTGTAAGGGCATTGAAAAAGTGCCAAATATTATAACTCGGAAATTATTCACATATTTTTGGAGTGATGTTATTGGCattttaaaaatactattagtaCTTTATATTTGATTTTATATCTATTAAATGGTAAATTTACTCTCTATAATGAAGTGACAAATTTGTCATCTTTCTTATCTTTTCATGTCATTTTATACATATAAAATGTACATTGTCATACACTTTCCAATACATTttttgtcattttaaatttgtgctatttaatttcatTTCCCTTGTTTAGGTTTCTCACAAGATTGTATCTGCACAAACTACACATTTTTTGGATAAATTTTCACGACTCAAATTAGCCAATCCATCCCTTTATTTTTTGTCCTCTCCAAACCTCTCCATGAAATGAAACCCATGGAAACTGAAAATATAATAAAGGGATGAACCTTAggagttttttcctgttttattattattttaaaataatatattaaataatactctgtttggaaaaaaaatttctaGTTTAATGCTGGCGTAATCTTGcaacttggtgctgcgagatttaaagagaGACCCACTTTCATGGTGACATGTGGCaacaaatctcgcaggatggTCCTATGAGATTTGTCTGGGAAATAGAACGGCGtgtgacgcgtggcaaatctcacaagaccatcctgcgagatttgcttgaTCTGGTGTTTTTCCCTTCATTTCACTCACGAACAGAGTGACCGTTCATTGCAGAGGGCCATTTGCAGTTCCATTTGTAGAGAGAGCAGAGAGCAAAGAGGAGGACGGCAGTAGCAGGAGGCGCATGAGCACAAGTGATTGTTCGGTGGGCGAGCAGGTGACCGTTTGGGAGTGGATTGAGCAGGTGATCATTTGAACGACTAGGCAAGGAAagttataaaaaaagaaaaatggggTACGCATTTTTTCTTACAGTAAAACAAAATTAGTTTCACTGAGTTCTAATTTAACCAAATGTTTGAAGTTTTGTTATTTTAGTTTCATAAATTAGTTTCATCAATTTTTCGGTTGAAGGCTACGTCCGAAAACCCCCAAAGTTAGGTTTCATTTTATTTGcgtttttccaatttttttttcctattctGTGGTTGTTTTGTGATTATTTTGGGTTATAATGAGGTTTGAAGGAATGCATGCTCATAggattatataattataataggtttttataattaattataaaaaaaagttattttatatttatttttttttgaaaaataatttggaatttatatttaaatttgaggTGATGACATATTTTATGCTCTTTAGAGCTTGAATGGCATGGGAGCTTGTGCATTGGGTGTTTGATGTCAATGGGATTTTGAGGACGGTTAcaaaagtttaatactgagaataatttttatcatttttatttttatgttttttttgaaaaataacttgGAGTTTTACATTTAAATTTGGATGCACAATTGTGTATACTTTAGCTTTCTTAGAACCTTCtctgtgtatgtgtgtatgtgtttttatatatataaagtgtttTAAAAGTTATCAAATTATTTGTAGTTTTCTAACATTTAAgtggatattttaaatttcaatagcaaaaatctttttaaaaacttttctatGGAAACTTTCTATAAACTAGAAATACAATTGACATTTGCTAAATTTGTTTGAAAAACTGGAAAAAGAAATATCACCTTCATGCATGCATTAGTGTCTTCTTCTACCATTTATTATATAAGCACTACAAATATTCGTAATACTTACTAGTCGTTACATTCATAAACCTACGTTTTATtttatacagatggagggacgacttgagggcacCGTCGGTTGCGTAACACACATTGCCTTGGTACaagttcgagttggacatgcacccggagcatgaggtatagtccGATTAAAGTGTAGCACATAGTAGTTTCTTTATTTCTTCCAGTTACGTATAGTTCgcttatattttatttatatttaagtgCAGTTCCTATGGAGGCCTTACACGGCTGAGATTCTAGCAGACCTACCTCCTGATTATGTAGTTGGGAGTGACCTGTGGGTAgctcgagtgccactcatatgctttcatattatcaaGTGGTATCTCCCTAACCAAGTCATGCGGCAATTCGGCTATCGACAGGGCATTCTTGACCCCTTCTTGACGTCGAAGGTAGATGTAGTTGGGGATGACCTCCATGGCATGGATGGATGCGGTCAAGGGGTCACAGACTGGGCGACTACACACGCGATATTCGTGACTGCGTGGGAGCATCAGCAATAGTACATCGTGCCAGGAGTGGCAGAGGACGGTCCAATGCATCCGGATGTCCCATACTTTACCTGGTATAGGTCTATTATACAACACTTCATCGACATGACCGTTGCTGTATATCTGAGCTTCGTAAGAAGACTTTAACTCACACTTCCTTTTGTTATGCGTACGTTACGATCTACATAGGTTAACCAATTTTTTTTGTATTCCGCAGGCTGACATAGTACATGAGTCAGATAAGATCTCGCTAGATCCCGCTATCCACTGATTGATGAGTGTTGCATTGGACCTTATCCACGAGGACGACCTACGAATCCCAGATGCTTGACCTGATGTACCTACACGAGGAGGACCAACTCTagtacgaggaggacgacatgcctcctctagtcgttTAGTGAGTCCCATCTCCTCGCCACCGGTTGTACAAGCGGAGCACGTGTTCGGTCCGTCAGCACCGTATGTGCCTTTGTCAGCAGCTGATATTGTGTGATTGTCCAGTAGACAGGCTGACGCCCCATCTGACTCTACTGCcaccccatcgatgtcatttttattggatgaCATTTTCGGTGGGGAGAAGGTCGATGCACCTGTTATGCCGCCTCGTTCTCGTCCAGAAATATCATATCAGTTCTCTCCGCGTGCACTTGGCATGGATGATGATTACGCAGTACCTCTTGGCGGAGATAATCCACATACAGGACGACGACGACACATGACACCTGATGCAGATAACTAGCAGGGAGAGGGCAGACGCAGATGACAGCCACCACGACCCCAGAGACGACCTCACTGCGGCATCGAGTAGTAtaacattattttcatttcatttgtatagtatcGTTGTATTATTTATGCATAACTGggaatgtttattcattttccCTAACATGTATATGTGAATAAAAGTTGTGCAACTATCAAATATCTATTATTTGTTCTATATTTGGTTTgctaaatgaaaaataataagatTCAAGTAaataataatttaggcataacatCGGTCGAAGATAAGATAAAGAAGGAACGAATTTGATGGTTTGAACATTTGAGATGCAAACACAGCAACAcacttgtgaggaggagtgagtgaGTGAGGCGCTGTTTCTAACATGAAATGGAGTAAGGGTAGGTTTAAAAAAACTTGAAATGGGATAGTGAAGAAGAATTTAATAATTCGTaatctagtaaaagaaaatgttATCGATCGGATGAATTAATAGAAAATGATTCATCTAATGACTAAGACTTTTTGTGTTTTTGGTGTTAAATTTATAATATGAATTGAATTTCAAACTTTTaggttttgaaattaaatttttgtgaattaagtaaaattttataaaaatacaaatttaataCCTAAAATTTGTATTACTCCAAacacaattttaatttcaatttattgtttatattaatacTTGGCCAATTATAGACATTTGCATGCATTTAAAAATCGAGGAATTTTTGTCATTTTGGGTAGACAGTGATTGGGGCCAATTATGGTACAAAATTTTAAacatttattctctctctctctctctctctctctctctctatatatatatatatatatataaatatttaatagGAACAAATATGTATTTAAGGGGTTAATtaataagaaatagaattcaaaaaaaataataagtcaactttatttttttattgggtATAAAAGTAATTCAGCTCTTTGACGACCAATAAtaagaaatatgcatttttaattatatatatatatatatatatatataaacacgcgcgcacacacacacacacacacacacacacacacacacacattatacTCTTGCATTGGGAAATGCttttgtagagacctgaacccgtaaataaggaaaataaataataaaagagaattacagcagggttcgtcgacgaaggcagtatgttcgtcaacgaagtcccttcAGCTTTTTGTCGCCGAAATTtagagattcatcgacgaagagataccgagcgAACCAAAGAAAATATTCGGATGGGGTTTGTCGACAAGGGAATAGCTTTGTCCACGAACAACCTGGTTGGTTCCTTGACGAAGGcgccgcttcgtcgacgagtttgactcggtcaaaggccctaaaaatatcatttttggttgcttaaaggttaagaaaacccaaaagctctctctctctctctctctctctctctctctctctctctatgattcttCGTCGTTTGTCGTTCGTTTTGACGATCGAAGGTTCCTGCATAGATCAGAAGGAGAAACTCTACAATTATAGTGGATCAGATCATCATTTTGAAGATTTGCGGGATTtcccctaaaatcgaggtaaggatctaaaTTCGTTTTCgattcggtagatctgtagtagattgaataatattgaagtattgttcttcagttTATAGGTTTTGAGGATCCTGTGTCGTAGTTTTGAATTAATAAGCTCATGTTTTAGTTTTCTGGATAAAGGTAAagagatttgtttacatcagtatttttagaaaaagaaaccatAGGATATGtaacttatgtttatatgtacttattgactacttatttgcaaaattttactGGGTATAAATGCCGATTCTTACGATTTtcacgattttacggttttggaaaaaatgaggtttttggtatatgatctccaaatttcttaaactactttatttgtattaaaactaaagtaggagatgcttgaaactcttaatagtagcagaaatgatattttatgaaccaggttatatgaaatgtatatttgatcaaataagtgtgacgtatgatatgaattaaatctatactgatttgagatgcatgtatatgaactatgagGACTAAGGTTTCAAGTAGTTATCAGAAATTGCAGAAAATAGGTGCGGGTTAGATaccgtgccaagtatgagaaaagggtaaaaccgaGAGGTTACGAGCCGATTTTTAccatagtatgaatgaaagtatgcaataatgagattgtgaaaatactggaattgcacgggttattatgttttaatgtaaattgtatatatgatattgggaccgcaactTGTCTTAATAGTACATGAAgtcttaaaaagcttatattatgttGGTTCGGTACCGTTGTCAAAACATAGGTACAATGTAACCACACGTAGTTATTGTTtagtgtgggtacctagtagtaggcttggtaagaagggccactggtcaaaagggatcagggCGGTGATGGCTAAGTTAGACTACAATATGTTATGATGCCTGACGATGCTTGTATGTACAGGGCTCGATCAGTGTTTTTTTTATTGCACAACCCTTACCACAGAGAGTTACTgacatagttatgatagtttcgagTTGGACGGTATTCTAAATATGCATTTACATGATTTAAAGACTTTACTGGGTAGAGTCACAGGTCTGAGTACCCGGcggagggatcgtacagtgtatgggcctgtacctgaccctaaccttgggaactctcacttgtaatgatgctgagTTTTACATTATCAGGGAGttatatatgtattaaatatACATTACAGTGTTGAGAATGTGCAATCTACGTAACCATTTTCAAACAATAATAAAATGGTACAGTTACACACtcatgtaatatcttcctccttactgagaagtgtctcaaccTAATCTTACAACTTTGTTTTCAGGAGTTACAAGAAATCAGTCCTAGTTGTCTAGAGAGGCTGTGGAGCATAGGGTCCTGTTAGTTAGCATAAGTTTCTGTTTGAATACTGGGTTGTTAGCCTAgttgtttttgggaatgtaatacattTTATGTTTTACATACGGTTGAATATATGTAAGAAACATTTAGATACTCTGGTGTGTCTATTAGAATCcaaatgaatgtttatgttttccgcaatatatgtgagtacagatcattatgaaatacccGTATGTTCATATTTAGGGCGGGTAGTTATGTGTGTTATCAGGGTTTGTAAAGGGTATTTATGTATAGTAGCATTGTGGGGCCGTATTAAGGAATGGGGCGTTACAGCTttagtctattttttttttttttacttttatgttTTCACCTGTATTTAAATTTAGAAATGCGAGTTGCGAAGCATATATATTTTGaagcctttttttattttttatttttaatttaaaaaaggaAGAGAGGGAAGTGAGCATGAAGGAACCATGCATGCATGATAGACCAATATGGGAGCATGAATTGGACTGGATTTTCAATGGggagattttttaaaaatctcgTAGGATCAAGTTGTGAGATTTGATTGATCATACTTCTACGCGTGGTAAATCGCGCaacaccaagctgcgagatttgtttaaattttataAGATGAAATTGCGAAATTTGATTGACCAGAACTTTCAAGTGtttgacgcgtggtaaatctTACAACATCAAGCTGTGAGATTACGTAAGGATTAGAGGtgtaaatttttttcaaaatattatttaatattttattttaaaattataataaaatgggaaaaaattctGAAGCTTTGGATAGAGACTAACAGGTACGTtatgatttaattaattaaaatttctgGCCTAGCATGCCACACCAAAATCCAAAAAGAAAACGGGGTACTTTGCAGAACAGAACAAAAGAAATTCAAGTACAGCGAGGGCAGATTGTACTTTTGGCTGCATCATCCAATCATGAACAAAACACAGTACCATAAAAACTTCTCCCTCATTAATTTCTTACCTTCGAAAGCTTGTCCATTACCTATTGTCTCTGTTTTCGTGCTCTTCTATAATTCCCAATCTCAGATGGACCACTCTTTGTTCCATACGAAACAACTAAAGAAGTTTCACGGGAAGCAGCGGCTTCGAAGCTTTCTGTACGTATATTTTTCCTACTTCCCAGTTCCCACTTTGAAATCAAGATAAAACAGGGGAGGCCAACAGAGCACGCTAAGATTTCTGTAATACTGTTCGGTATGGACACGTTAATTTGTAcagcaattaaaaaaataaaaatctagcTTAGGTTTTTCTGAAAATGATGATCATGATGACATGTGGGCGCATGTTGTCCAAGTCTCCATCACTCTCTTGGATCGCCATTGAACGGTTTTAATTAATTGGGACCTAGCTTCTTAGGAAAGGCAGGACCATCCTTCGTTGGGTCATACAAAATTTAATCACAGCTAGTGTTTAATTGCTCTTCTTGTACCCAACAATAAGATGTTTATGCCAAATGAGAAGTAAAAAATTCATCATACCACATTTACTTACTAGCTTGATTTGAAATAGAGATTCGACGAACATTTTaggatatttttaaagtatagcaATAGTAACATATATGTTGATTTGGggaatgatatttatattttgttatatgggagtattttttgattttttttacgtATTAATTTATACGTGTGACGAAGGTTTAAAACTCCTTAAATTTTCATTTATAGTAGTGGAAATATTCTGCAGGGTTTTTATAAAAcacatattttatttcttttttttataataatattttcattttactaTGTGTATGTactgttgagaatttcacttgtgagtttgtcctaaTTAAGGCAGAAAATATGGGAGTAAACATTCATGTGTTCTCCATCTCATGCTAATTTCTCTCCACTAAATCAGGAGAGACTTTTGGACATGATTTTCGGCAGATTTCGAGTGATTGTTCGAGTGATTATTCTCTcctccatgtatatatatatatatatgtgtgtgttgtGAATGTAAATCATATCAGTGAAGAACGAGTTGAGGGAAGTGAGTCTAGTGTAGGCAGAGAGAGttgtgagagttgagagagttttgagtgAGAATtgtcttctcctcctcctcctcctctgtattttcgaaatacatataataactatctctcccatggacgtaggcttgaATTGGCCGAATCACGTATATCTTGGCGTTGTTCTGTGTGTGATTATATCTCTGATTTCTGACCCGGTtatcccaacaagtggtattaaagTCGACGGTTTGTTAAtctgggtgagcgacattgtaaaaaaaaaaaatcgaaacgTGAacctaattctcctaacgtgctaatagttggaggatcAAGTATGTGACCGAGACTAATAAGAATCATCTAGGTCTAGAAGGTGGATTCGAATAAGGTCAAGACGTGGGAAGTAGGATTTGATTTGAAGACATGTGGAATGTAATTCAAGACACGTAGGGCGTAGCGGTAAAGCttacttgagcaactgttggggagTTGGACTTACTCCCATGAGAAAAATTGTTTCCATTCAAGGGAAGGGAAAACAATTGGAACTTACAGGCGAGGggaaattgttgagaatttcattaGTGAGTTTGTCACACATTGAAAAAATTtaatggatgatgggtgcttatatacatggttgagcctaaaacccaataggcttaaacttttcgGTTaaattggtgttcactcatgtatATCAAATCCACTCATGAACTCTTTTCATGTTAATATGTACAATTGCGCAATTGTAATTGAATGTGGATGACATAATGGCTTGAGCAGGTCTATTGCCCTAAATGAATCCATTTTGTGCCGAAGGTTACTTTTACGCTCGGTTTGGCTCAAGCAACTTTCAACTCGTCCcgattaatgctaattaattgaaaattttcccCCACTTTCACGTAAAGATTATAGGAAATTAGCCGTTTATAGTTAATTAGATTGGATTATAATTTCCTTAGCTATAGACTTTTAATGCAGTGAAGGTGAACTGTGCAAATTGCGCAACAGCTTGGTCCCTGTAAAGAAGTGTTGTATTGGGGGGAATGAAGGACATGGACAGGTAACTTAACAAAAAGGCCAAGGAGTATCGCAACCTTTCTGGAAAATTGGTGAGATGAGAAAATTTTGACTTTGGGGGCTGGGGAAATTAGGATTGCCCAAATGCCCATATGCCCATGCCCATTCCCATTCCCATTAACTCCCATGCATGCACATGCTCATGCGCGTCATCTCTCTGACTTtgagttttttattttcatttgaaaaatttctCTTCCGAGCCTCATTCATTGGTGGGTTGGCCTGCAATTCGGTGGAGGGTGGCCGAGCTGCATTAACTACCAACATCCCACATGACAATATACGTACGAAAGTTAAAAAGCCAAAGCGCCCTATTCAATTACTTGTTTGCTGcattcttctttctctttttatttctaaTTGCTTCTCTTAGGGGGCAGTTAAATGGGGAGTCGCTAGGGTTGTGGCCTCGTAGTCATAGGGGATCCCCAGTCCTTTATGCCCAATTTATTAGCCGACCCAATCAATTAATGAAATCTACTGTTTTAAGTTTGAACACATAATTGGGTACCACTACTGATATCAACactattttggaattagattgaCCATTGTGGGGTGCCTTGTGTTGTGTTTGAACCGGCATTGGATTAAAAAAAGACAATAGAACGGGTAGGAGTGTTTGGatatttacttttattataagtTTGTTCTCTATTTTTAATAAAAAGTACTGAAAGTCAAAAGTGATATCTGG
This region of Malania oleifera isolate guangnan ecotype guangnan chromosome 10, ASM2987363v1, whole genome shotgun sequence genomic DNA includes:
- the LOC131167058 gene encoding protein RDM16 isoform X3, with amino-acid sequence MQKELSEKLKKIPLLNKGASSSSSSYGSTQVGVQVPSSSAGILPLPVSSAAAAAVTMLTGATPSVSTLPVDAAASVKPPESVMVSLAGLTNIHSYEAVKRAQELAAKMGFRQDPEFAPLINMFPGQVPTNTAVVQPKPAKAPVLRLDALGREIDEHGNVVNMPKLNNLSTLKVNINKQKKDAFQILKPELDVDPESNPHFDASMGINKNKLLRPKRMNFQFVEEGKWSRDAEIIKLKSQFGEAQAKELKAKQAQLAKAKAEPGINPNLIEVSERVITKEKPKDPIPEIEWWDVPFLLSGMYDGVSDGEITEEKLKMDKITIYVEHPRPIEPPAEPAPPPPQPLKLTKKEQKKLRTQRRLAREKDRQEMIRQGLIEPPKPKIKMSNLMKVLGSEATQDPTKLEMEIRSAAAEREQAHVDRNIARKLTPAERREKKEKKLFDDPNALETIVSVYKINDLSHPQTRFKVDVNAQENRLTGCTVISDGICVVVVEGGSKSIKRYGKLMLRRINWAAAVENEGEEGDDHEEKPVNKCVLVWQGSVAKPSFNRFFVHECRTEAAARKVFSDAGVGHYWDLAVNFTDDQM